A part of Thermococcus sp. LS1 genomic DNA contains:
- a CDS encoding LPXTG cell wall anchor domain-containing protein: protein MRPRMQVSLPLIFPGLLMISTLQIMVAVSGREDGIAAGALFSTVILPFLFAGYYLAKNRKEDIKWVSDVLPIFGFYPFVYAVRSPVSWLLVGLIILIPLLSMRYYRAGDKQINTIVFALSLLACLGISNKLLIVTGMILLSLAFYAFRKRRELQYIASYVILWAFVNQAYKVDYLVLGMGFFFGFAVFVMIHYAIKMTQALQNELGST, encoded by the coding sequence ATGAGACCGAGGATGCAAGTTTCTCTTCCCCTTATTTTTCCTGGACTTTTAATGATCTCCACGCTTCAGATAATGGTAGCAGTCTCCGGTAGAGAAGATGGGATAGCTGCTGGAGCTCTGTTTTCAACAGTGATCCTGCCCTTCCTCTTTGCTGGCTATTATCTGGCAAAGAATAGAAAAGAAGATATAAAATGGGTGAGCGATGTGCTACCAATTTTTGGGTTCTATCCATTTGTATACGCTGTTAGGAGTCCCGTGTCTTGGCTTTTGGTTGGTTTGATCATTTTGATTCCACTACTCTCAATGAGGTACTATAGAGCTGGGGATAAACAAATCAATACCATTGTTTTTGCCCTTTCACTGTTGGCGTGTCTTGGCATATCAAACAAGCTTCTCATAGTGACGGGGATGATACTCCTGTCTTTAGCATTCTATGCCTTCAGGAAGAGACGGGAACTTCAATATATAGCGTCGTATGTAATATTATGGGCGTTTGTGAATCAAGCCTACAAAGTGGACTATCTCGTGCTCGGCATGGGATTCTTCTTTGGATTTGCTGTGTTCGTGATGATTCACTATGCCATCAAGATGACTCAGGCACTACAAAATGAATTGGGGAGTACTTAA
- a CDS encoding ThiF family adenylyltransferase — MLSERELERYDRQIMIFGKEGQEKLKNSKVAVVGVGGLGSPVAYYLAAAGIGTLLLIDEQTPELSNLNRQILHWEEDLDKNPKPLSAKWKLERFNSDIEIETFVGRLSEENIDEVLEGVDIIVDCLDNFETRFLLDDYAQRKKIPLVHGAVEGTYGQVTTIVPGFTKSLREIFPNVGRKKEKFPILGATAGVIGTLQAMEVVKLLTGIGEPLLNKLLIVDLAFNTFDVVELK; from the coding sequence ATGCTGAGCGAGAGGGAACTGGAGCGCTACGACAGGCAGATTATGATTTTCGGAAAGGAAGGTCAGGAGAAGCTCAAGAACTCCAAGGTGGCCGTGGTAGGAGTAGGCGGCCTTGGAAGTCCGGTCGCCTACTACCTTGCCGCCGCTGGAATAGGGACGCTCCTCCTCATAGATGAGCAGACGCCCGAGCTCAGCAACCTCAACAGACAGATACTCCACTGGGAGGAGGATTTAGATAAGAACCCCAAACCGCTCTCCGCCAAATGGAAGCTGGAACGCTTTAACTCCGACATAGAAATCGAGACCTTCGTGGGACGTCTAAGTGAGGAGAACATCGATGAGGTTCTCGAAGGCGTTGACATAATCGTTGACTGCCTCGACAACTTCGAGACGCGCTTCCTTCTCGATGATTATGCGCAGAGGAAGAAAATCCCCCTCGTCCATGGCGCGGTCGAAGGAACCTACGGTCAAGTGACGACGATAGTTCCGGGCTTCACCAAAAGCCTGCGCGAAATCTTTCCAAACGTAGGGAGAAAGAAGGAGAAGTTCCCGATTTTAGGAGCTACCGCGGGGGTCATCGGCACGCTTCAGGCAATGGAGGTCGTTAAGCTACTCACAGGCATCGGCGAGCCGCTACTGAACAAGCTTCTCATAGTCGATCTGGCCTTCAACACCTTTGATGTCGTGGAGCTCAAGTAG
- a CDS encoding SPASM domain-containing protein, protein MEKVVYSVANSVDVGTSTNIVSVGKPPWSSQSHSGRLERLILQLGAGSGKFSEVTGIPRSIGCIGNNSFLLRREPLSPERVREIIKDFRDIGGRELWLTNYDRIEYLTSIAAYAVEIGVPEVYAVVKLEDLESVYPVEGVRFIAELEYSKENIQKLEAQDWLHGALVMATAKQYDELKGLKISFSGEIYVDILYPGSARKLDFNVIEMKRVLNQSAEMYHDCLAGTLAITAEGYALPCPLLRNYIVADVKEVGLRKALRKKRLKESWRLTKDKIEACSRCPFRYICHDCRALEYQATGELYGLEYCQMVF, encoded by the coding sequence ATGGAGAAGGTTGTATACAGTGTCGCTAATTCAGTTGATGTCGGAACGTCCACAAACATTGTCTCCGTTGGAAAGCCGCCATGGAGCAGCCAGTCCCACAGCGGAAGGCTGGAGAGGCTTATCCTCCAGCTCGGCGCCGGAAGTGGAAAATTCTCTGAGGTTACCGGTATCCCCCGCTCGATAGGCTGCATCGGTAACAACTCATTTCTACTCCGGCGGGAACCCCTCAGCCCCGAGAGGGTGAGGGAAATAATAAAGGATTTCAGGGATATCGGTGGAAGGGAGCTCTGGCTCACAAACTACGATCGCATCGAATACCTCACCAGCATCGCTGCATATGCCGTTGAGATAGGCGTCCCCGAGGTGTACGCCGTTGTTAAGCTCGAGGACCTCGAATCAGTCTATCCGGTTGAGGGGGTTCGTTTCATAGCCGAACTAGAATACTCCAAAGAGAACATTCAGAAGCTTGAGGCTCAGGACTGGCTCCACGGAGCTCTTGTAATGGCCACCGCAAAGCAGTACGATGAACTTAAGGGCCTCAAGATCAGCTTCTCCGGGGAAATCTACGTTGATATACTCTACCCGGGTTCGGCCAGGAAGCTTGACTTTAACGTCATAGAGATGAAGAGGGTTCTTAACCAGAGCGCCGAGATGTACCATGACTGCCTTGCAGGAACCCTGGCAATAACCGCTGAGGGGTACGCCCTTCCGTGTCCGCTCCTCAGGAATTACATCGTGGCTGATGTTAAGGAGGTCGGACTGAGGAAGGCCCTCAGGAAGAAGCGCCTCAAGGAGTCCTGGAGGCTTACAAAAGACAAGATAGAAGCCTGCAGCCGTTGCCCATTTAGGTACATATGCCACGACTGCAGAGCACTCGAATACCAGGCAACTGGGGAGCTTTACGGTCTTGAGTACTGCCAGATGGTGTTTTAA
- a CDS encoding Lrp/AsnC family transcriptional regulator — protein sequence MAEPVMEELEFLVEILGRHPTDSLKKIAEEEDIDYYRLKRLYDKYYGKYLTVNASYNLRLIGLKSFVAFLSVPPEELMEVVDRIAANPFIGYINPAFGFKNGLSLIIYVPADQTDKIDDLLSRYSRDYEYYEVRAYPYSGDDNFGRWTLSYDYAVLMDILKVDARTPITEIARRLGKTRPTVRFMINRLKEEGILVGFVPLIDMNIHDRGVIGLTKSLNEEVLERFREYEITVGVLPSYGYLLEWFFSSKEDLGSKILEFSNYVDKLLIEYFDTFKELNDMKYTKRLSGMVKKDGSGYHSILDF from the coding sequence ATGGCCGAGCCTGTGATGGAAGAGCTCGAGTTCCTGGTTGAAATCCTTGGCAGACATCCAACCGACAGCCTGAAGAAGATAGCGGAGGAGGAAGACATAGACTACTACAGGCTCAAAAGGCTCTACGACAAGTACTACGGGAAGTATCTAACCGTAAACGCCTCGTACAATCTAAGACTCATTGGACTGAAGAGTTTCGTTGCATTTCTGAGCGTGCCCCCAGAGGAGCTTATGGAGGTAGTTGACAGAATAGCGGCAAACCCGTTTATAGGCTACATAAATCCAGCCTTCGGCTTTAAGAACGGACTGTCGCTGATTATATACGTTCCGGCAGATCAAACCGATAAGATAGACGACCTTCTCTCCAGGTACTCCCGCGACTATGAGTACTACGAAGTTAGAGCCTATCCATACAGCGGAGATGACAACTTTGGGAGATGGACCCTCAGCTACGACTACGCCGTTCTCATGGACATTCTCAAGGTGGACGCCAGAACCCCGATAACCGAAATAGCCAGAAGACTTGGAAAGACCAGGCCAACGGTCAGGTTTATGATAAACAGGCTCAAAGAGGAAGGTATTCTCGTCGGTTTCGTCCCCCTCATTGATATGAATATCCACGACAGAGGTGTCATAGGGCTCACAAAGAGTCTGAACGAGGAAGTGCTGGAGCGCTTCAGAGAGTACGAGATAACAGTGGGCGTGCTGCCATCCTACGGCTATCTCCTTGAGTGGTTCTTCTCGTCAAAGGAAGATCTTGGAAGCAAGATACTCGAGTTCAGCAACTACGTGGACAAGCTCCTCATAGAGTACTTCGACACTTTCAAGGAGTTGAACGACATGAAATACACCAAAAGGCTCTCTGGTATGGTTAAAAAAGATGGGAGCGGGTACCACTCCATACTGGACTTTTAA
- a CDS encoding ubiquitin-like small modifier protein 1 — MKVKVKYFARFRSLVGTGEEELEVPDGIKVRELIDIIKERHPVLKNEVFAEDDDLADVNVSRNGRYVSFDEVLKDGDTIALFPPVSGG; from the coding sequence ATGAAGGTAAAGGTCAAGTACTTTGCCCGCTTCCGCTCCCTTGTTGGCACTGGTGAGGAGGAGCTGGAGGTTCCGGATGGGATAAAGGTTAGAGAGCTCATCGATATCATCAAAGAAAGGCACCCGGTCCTCAAAAACGAGGTCTTCGCGGAGGACGACGATTTGGCCGACGTCAACGTTTCGCGGAACGGGCGCTATGTGAGCTTCGACGAGGTTTTGAAAGACGGTGACACGATAGCGCTGTTCCCTCCGGTGAGTGGTGGTTGA
- a CDS encoding molybdenum cofactor biosynthesis protein MoaE: MKVKITKEPFDLNEALSYLLVPEAGGYVFFLGKVRNENHGRKVRKLIYEAYEEMAIEEMERIRREALEKFPILDILIWHRYGELSVGEDTILIIASGKHRKEAFEACMWAIDEVKRRVPVWKREVTDEGIFWIEGDRLVPDK, encoded by the coding sequence ATGAAGGTTAAGATTACTAAAGAACCCTTCGATCTCAATGAGGCGTTGAGTTATCTTCTCGTTCCAGAGGCCGGTGGCTACGTTTTCTTCTTGGGGAAGGTCAGGAACGAAAACCATGGCAGAAAAGTCAGAAAACTCATCTACGAGGCCTATGAAGAGATGGCCATTGAGGAGATGGAGAGGATACGGAGGGAGGCCCTTGAAAAGTTTCCCATACTGGACATCCTGATATGGCACCGCTACGGCGAGCTCAGTGTGGGCGAGGACACGATACTCATTATTGCCAGTGGCAAGCACAGGAAGGAGGCATTTGAGGCCTGTATGTGGGCAATCGACGAGGTCAAGAGACGCGTCCCGGTTTGGAAACGGGAGGTGACTGATGAGGGTATCTTCTGGATTGAGGGGGATAGATTAGTACCAGACAAATGA